A stretch of the Arvicola amphibius chromosome 8, mArvAmp1.2, whole genome shotgun sequence genome encodes the following:
- the Arg1 gene encoding arginase-1 isoform X2: MSSKPKPIGIIGAPFSKGQPRGGVEKGPAALRSAGLVEKLKEKECDVKDYGDLAFGDVPSDSSFQIVKNPRSVGKANEQLAGVVAEAQKNGRVSVVLGGDHSMAIGSISGHARVHPDLCVIWVDAHTDINTPLTTGTGNLHGQPVSFLLKELKGKFPDIPGFSWVTPCISAKDIVYIGLRDVDPGEHYIIKTLGIKYFSMSEVDRLGIGKVMEETFSYLLGRKKRPIHLSFDVDGLDPAFTAATGTPVLGGLSYREGLYITEEIYKTGLLSGLDIMEVNPALAKTPEEATRTVNTAVALTLSCFGTAREGNHKPGIDYLNPPK, from the exons ATGAGCTCCAAGCCGAAGCCCATAGGGATCATTGGAGCGCCTTTCTCCAAGGGACAG CCTCGAGGAGGGGTAGAGAAGGGCCCCGCGGCATTGAGGAGCGCTGGTCTGGTGGAGAAACTTAAAGAGAAAG AGTGTGATGTGAAAGACTATGGGGACCTGGCCTTTGGTGATGTCCCTAGCGACAGCTCCTTTCAAATTGTGAAGAACCCAAGATCTGTGGGAAAAGCCAATGAACAGCTGGCTGGTGTGGTGGCAGAGGCCCAGAAGAATGGAAGAGTCAGTGTGGTGTTGGGTGGAGACCACAG taTGGCAATTGGAAGCATCTCTGGCCATGCCAGGGTCCATCCTGACTTATGTGTCATTTGGGTGGATGCTCACACTGATATCAACACTCCGCTGACGACGGGCACTGGGAATTTGCATGGACAACCTGTGTCCTTTCTCCTGAAAGAACTAAAAGGAAAG TTTCCCGATATACCAGGATTCTCCTGGGTGACTCCCTGTATATCTGCCAAGGATATTGTGTACATCGGCTTGCGAGACGTAGACCCTGGGGAACA CTATATTATAAAAACTCTAGGAATTAAATATTTCTCAATGTCTGAAGTGGATAGACTGGGAATTGGCAAGGTGATGGAAGAGACATTCAGCTATCTACTAGGAAG aaagaaaaggcccaTTCATCTGAGTTTTGATGTTGATGGACTGGACCCAGCGTTCACAGCGGCTACTGGCACACCTGTTTTGGGAGGCCTATCCTACAGAGAAGGTCTCTACATCACAGAAGAAATTTACAAGACAG ggcTACTCTCAGGACTAGATATAATGGAAGTAAACCCAGCTCTGGCGAAGACACCGGAAGAGGCAACTCGGACAGTGAACACAGCAGTAGCATTGACCTTGTCTTGCTTTGGGACTGCTCGGGAGGGTAATCATAAGCCAGGGATCGACTACCTTAACCCACCTAAGTAA
- the Arg1 gene encoding arginase-1 isoform X1 has translation MCCVLELQLATSSWTAPGQREEFCREHELQAEAHRDHWSAFLQGTECDVKDYGDLAFGDVPSDSSFQIVKNPRSVGKANEQLAGVVAEAQKNGRVSVVLGGDHSMAIGSISGHARVHPDLCVIWVDAHTDINTPLTTGTGNLHGQPVSFLLKELKGKFPDIPGFSWVTPCISAKDIVYIGLRDVDPGEHYIIKTLGIKYFSMSEVDRLGIGKVMEETFSYLLGRKKRPIHLSFDVDGLDPAFTAATGTPVLGGLSYREGLYITEEIYKTGLLSGLDIMEVNPALAKTPEEATRTVNTAVALTLSCFGTAREGNHKPGIDYLNPPK, from the exons ATGTGCTGCGTTTTAGAGTTACAGCTGGCTACAAGCAGCTGGACAGCACCGGGGCAGCGGGAGGAATTCTGCCGAGAGCATGAGCTCCAAGCCGAAGCCCATAGGGATCATTGGAGCGCCTTTCTCCAAGGGACAG AGTGTGATGTGAAAGACTATGGGGACCTGGCCTTTGGTGATGTCCCTAGCGACAGCTCCTTTCAAATTGTGAAGAACCCAAGATCTGTGGGAAAAGCCAATGAACAGCTGGCTGGTGTGGTGGCAGAGGCCCAGAAGAATGGAAGAGTCAGTGTGGTGTTGGGTGGAGACCACAG taTGGCAATTGGAAGCATCTCTGGCCATGCCAGGGTCCATCCTGACTTATGTGTCATTTGGGTGGATGCTCACACTGATATCAACACTCCGCTGACGACGGGCACTGGGAATTTGCATGGACAACCTGTGTCCTTTCTCCTGAAAGAACTAAAAGGAAAG TTTCCCGATATACCAGGATTCTCCTGGGTGACTCCCTGTATATCTGCCAAGGATATTGTGTACATCGGCTTGCGAGACGTAGACCCTGGGGAACA CTATATTATAAAAACTCTAGGAATTAAATATTTCTCAATGTCTGAAGTGGATAGACTGGGAATTGGCAAGGTGATGGAAGAGACATTCAGCTATCTACTAGGAAG aaagaaaaggcccaTTCATCTGAGTTTTGATGTTGATGGACTGGACCCAGCGTTCACAGCGGCTACTGGCACACCTGTTTTGGGAGGCCTATCCTACAGAGAAGGTCTCTACATCACAGAAGAAATTTACAAGACAG ggcTACTCTCAGGACTAGATATAATGGAAGTAAACCCAGCTCTGGCGAAGACACCGGAAGAGGCAACTCGGACAGTGAACACAGCAGTAGCATTGACCTTGTCTTGCTTTGGGACTGCTCGGGAGGGTAATCATAAGCCAGGGATCGACTACCTTAACCCACCTAAGTAA